The Miscanthus floridulus cultivar M001 chromosome 6, ASM1932011v1, whole genome shotgun sequence genomic interval TGTCCATCTGCAGTGCAGGGAGAATGTAAAAGTAAAGCCTTTGCTTAGACGTCATAAGCATTGTACTTTGTCATGCTATAGAAAACTCCAAAGTGAAAGCATGATGAAATATGAACAAATGTGAGCGCAAAGGTTCCATTCATATGGCTTTCTTGCAAACCTCAAACTTGTCCATAAATTATTCCCAAGGAGAGACGTTTGACGGGGCGGTATCTAACACTGAGATTATGGGCGATGGAAGGATCACACGAGAAGAAGAAACGCTagtaaaatatgaaaaaaaaaactctgaaATTGCTCAGGTAGTGTTTCAGAAATCTTGCCAAATGATTCTGAACCATTGAGGTGGCAGGATCACACCACAAACCTGCCTGGTATCAGGTATCATCCTCCTGAGCGTAGCCAGATGAGCATTGATCCTCTCCCGGCGCCGCCGCTCGGCCTCGCTGTGGATCTTCAGGCCCCTCGCCTCCGTCGCGCTCCTTCCCGACcccgacgacgacgacatctCCGGCGGCGCTACCCGCACGGCCGATGGAGCCGAGCTTGCCTGCCGGGGATGAAGAACGGGCCCTCCGAACACTGAAGGATCAAAGCCATCGTATGGCTGCAGCTCCTTCCCTTGCAGAGGTTGGCATGCAGCCATTCAACCAGACATCACCAAAGTGCCTCACCTTCAGGTCCTTGTCACTGCATTAAAGAGGCCCAACGTGTTGAATGAATATTTGCACCGCATCAACAGACTGCAAATTGGAAGAATTGATGCAGCAAGCATAAGGATCAGAATAACAGGAGAGTGAGATGCAGCAACGAccaagcagagagagagagagagaggggggggggaagAGAGAGCCACCTGATGTTGCTTACAATAAGTGGTGAAACAACGTCTTGTCATCTCATTCTCTGGAATGAGTGATATGCATATGCTTGTGTGCGAGATGCGATCATCTTCTTATGATATGAGTGATGATAGATAGGTGTACTGCGGTGTGCAGTGTATTCTGCTTTTTACTGGCCAACCACTCTACATATATACTACTATCTTCGTATTCCTGCCTCCACATGTGTTCCCACTAGGAAGATGGATGATGTGTGCATGCATGAGTGTGCCATGAGCAGGATATGAAGAAAAAGCCTGCCAAATGGAGGGTTTTCAAGAGCCGCCTAACAAGTTTCAGTTCTGGTGACAAGGATGCACATGACTCCAGACTGTAGTCCTATGTTTGGTAACTCAAGTAAAGATTCTTTTCACTGCTGTTAGGTGGAGTGAAAATCTGAAATATGTATGCTTGGAAGTTGGAAAGAAGCAGATGACAAGTCTATTAGTAGTAACCTGccaagaacttcttctttttagAGCACGCCAAAGCGCGTATTTCATTAAGCAGAACAGAAGTTTTTAGAACAAACAACAAGCATGGTAACACTCTGGTTAccaaaaacacacaccccacCCCACACCAGAGCACACGGGGGATTACACCAAATTACATGTTGCGACTAGCGCGGGCAGCAGGCTGGATCAAACCCCCAAAACGGACAGCAGCAGCCGCAAATGTGTGAAGCCCGCCTGGCACCACGACGAAGCCTCATCCTGAATAAGCGCAGCCAATTCCGCCGCCGGGCGCCCCACGCCGTTGAAAGTTCTGGCGTTCCTCTCCTTCCATATAAGCCATCCCACCAGGAAGAATAGAGAGTCAAAACCTCTTCGCAACAATTTTGGAAGCTGCTTCCTAGCCGTAAGCCACCACTGAAACACATTTTCATCTCTAACAACAATGGTAGAGTGAAGATTTAGCCTGGACAGCACCAAAACCCACACCTCCCTAGTTAGTGAACATCCCAGTAAGATGTGATCAATTGTCTCCGCCGTCTGGTCACACATGATGCAGGTACTGGACGGCTGCAAACCGTGTCTGAATCTTCGTTCCGCTGTCCAACAGCGATCATGAAGGACGAGCCAGAAAAAGAAGCGTACACGCGGTGGTGCCGCGGTCTTCCACACCTGCTTAGCCCCAAACACGGGTGATGAACCAAAGAACATCGCCCCGTAGGCCGAAGCCGCTGAGTACTCTCCATCCGCCGACAGAAGCCAACGGAAAGTATCAGGCTCATCAGACAAATGAACGGACTCCAGAAGATCGAACAAGTAGCCAAACTCGAGCATCTGTTGTGCAGTCACCGGCCCCTGCACATGGCGCACCCAAGCATCCCCGGCGAGCGCCTGGGCCAAGAACTTCTGAAAGTATGGAAGACAGATCACGAGATTCCTCTTCTGGAATTGGGCGACCATGCggtatgttcgctggttggtttttggacTGATAAACCTGGCTGGTGCTAATATGTTGGGATAGAAAAATATTGTTAGTTGACTGATAAGTCCCGACTAAAACCAAAGCGAACAGACTGATGGAAGAAAGTCTTGGCAATCCATTGACTAGCGTTCCATGCTCTGTCCCACGAGTGAGAGCGACGCGATTAAATGACTGCTCATGAACTGTACGCTCGGACAGTTTCAGTCTTGGCATTTAGCTGCAGGCAGGCACACTTCCTCGTTTCCACGCTCCTTAACAAGCAACATCCCAGGAGAGGAGAGGCCTCTGTATCCTTTCAGACTGACTGGCCGATTTGCCTAGCTCGTTTTCTGCAGTTGTGTccgcctctctctctcactgacgcgtgggccccacgtgtcatcttcttcctcctcttatCCTATTCTCTTCTTCCATTGCTGAGCAGCAGCCACCGCCGTCGACCAGCCCCGGCTACACAGGCGCACGGACGAGCTGGTCGTCTACTATATATATGCTTGGCTGCTACGGGAACAAACAAAGGATGTCAACATTGCAGTATAAACGTGCGTCGACGACTTGTTGCTGCGATCCACATCGTCCCGTCCTTTCTATCTTCCTAAGCAGATTTCCTATATATACGTACAAGTCGGCGTTCGCGCCGCTGCactgccgccgcgccgccgccgtgtcGGGCTACCTCGTCCAGAGCATGGCCCGCAACCGCTACCACGCCGACTTCGTCTCCATGCACGGCTCTCCGGGGGCGGCGCCGAAGGCGATCTCGCTCGACTTCCTGCCGCCCGCGCACGTCCGCGTGGAGGCCGTGTCCGCGCACCGCGGCCTCGCGTGCTGCGTTGAGGCCGACACGGCACAACCACCCTGCTACTACGTGTGCAAACCGGCCTCGCGGCAGTGGCGGGCGCTGCCGAGCCTGCGGGTAAGGTTCCGTACGGCGGCAGTCGCCATGGTGGCCCGGCCTTCCGCCTCTAGCACCGCGGCAGAGTTCAAGGTCGTCCGGTTCTCTGTCCTGGCGCTGCAGGACCGGCTGCGCTGTGAGGTGTTCGACTCGCGGCGGTTCGCGTGGCGCCGCGCCCCGGACGTGCCGCTGTGCCCGGACTCGCTCTTCCGGCCCGCGTCGCCCACCGTGCGCGCGCACGGCGCCATGCACTGGCTCCCCTGGCCCGACCGCCTCACGGGCGCGCAGGACGTGTTCGCGTTCGACGTCAGGGCCGAGGCGTGGCGGCTCATCGCGCCGCTGAGGGAGGTGGACGACCCGTGGGCGCGCAAGCGGATCGCCGCCGTGGAGGGGAGGCTGTGCCTGCTGGTGCTCACGGACGCCGCTGTGGACGAGGGGTAGCCGCCCGCGACGGCAtgataaaaaaagagaaagggagagagaaggaagaagacgacgacaCAGGTGGGGCTCGCGCgtcagtgagagggagaggggtgAATTCAACTGTGGCTCATGGGATGTCCAAAACAAAATTTtttctctcctcaaccggctgccACCGGTCCGCGGTGTCCTGTGACTTAATTTTACCGAACCAAAGTGTCTTCTGGCAAACTGCTCAAAACAGGGTATCCACCAGCAAATGacatcactttggatgtccgtCAGACAATTGTCCCTTTATATATAGAACCATTACATGTAAAATTGCGCATCATGCTACTTTGGCTCTATTTGGAGCGGAAGgtgttcttttttttatttcatacaatgttttagaaaaaaaaatctgatactgcaattatggtgttcagaattttttctcgaatacacaaAATGTTTGCGCAACTTTGTATTTAAGATCGAGAAATAGTGCTTGTTACAATGAAACGCCACAAACTTGGCACACTAGGAGGAGATTAGTGTTATATAATCGGCTCTGCCCTCCCTAGCAGAAGAAGATCGTGGCTATTACTCGCTAATCATACTACCTAGCCTTCATTGGTGTTGGCTTGCATGGCGCCTCACCCGCCGTCCTTGCTGTCGTTGTGAATCAGAAAAATCATTTGAAGCGTAAGAGTTGAGAAAGAAAATGTTCTTTTGCATCTTTTCCAAAGTCGCTCCTTATAGACCTCCGTTCTTGCAACTCTTATATGCTACAAACTTCCTCTGATTTGACTTGTACCCCCACAAATACCAGCATTCAAAATGCCCGGAGTATTCACATATTAGTATTTGTCTGCAAGGGTTATTGGTTTGAAGCAATATGGTGCCAAACTGAAGCTGGCAGAGATATCCAAGGGTGATATCAATAACTCAGATTTGCTTGTACACAGTGCATGCATATCTATTGATGCCTACATGTTTGGCTTGTTGACGCAGCCTTTGTTGCTTAAGTTCAAACAAGGCGACCATGTAATATCCGACCCATGATCTTTCCGGATCCTTAGGATCCTTTTGACGTTCTCTGTCTATGGCGATGAAAACTGGTGCTGCCTTCTGGACGTGCTAGCTAGAGTCACTTTTCTTTTTTGACATTCTTAACAGAGTTAGTGTTGTTTGAGACTAGTACCTTTTACCATCAATTAttactgatttttttttaatttggcctttttttgaaaaatattcacGTTTACATCTTTGGACGACGTAAACTCGACTTTGGACCTGGGGATCGGCGCCGAGGTAACATGTCTCGACGCCATAGGTCGTGGCGCCGAGATTTAAACCCTATACCCCGCGCCGTCTAAAGTTACGCATCATGCTACTTTGTCTCTATTTGGAGCCGAAggtgttttttttatttcatacagtgttttagaaaaaaaatctgaTACTGCAATTATGGGGTTCAtaattttttctcgaatacgcaaaatgtTTGCGCAACTTTGTATTTAAGATTGAGAAATAGTGCATGTTACAACGAAGCGCTACGAACCTGGCACACTAGAAGGGGATTAGTGTTATATAATCGGCTCTGTCCTCCGTAGCAGAAGGAGATCGTGGCTATTACTCGCTAATCATGCTACCTAGCCTTCATTGGCGATCAGGCGCGTTGGCTTGCGTGGCGCCTCGCCCACCGTTCTTGCTCTCCTTGTGAATCAGAAAAATCATTTGAATCGTAAGAGTTGAGAAAGAAAATGTTCTTTTGAATCTTTTCCAAAGTCGCTCCTTATAGACCTCCGTTCTTGCAGCTCCTATATGCTACAAACTTCCTCTGATTTGACTTGTACCCCCACAAATACCAGCATTCAAAATGCCCGGAGTATTCACATATTAGTATTTATCTGCAAGGGTTATTGGTTTGAAGCAATATGGTGCCAAACTGAAGCTGACAGAGATATCCAAGGGTGATATCAATAACTCAGATTTGCTTGTACACAGTGCATGCATATCTATTGATGCCTACATGTTTGGCTTGTTGACGCAGCCTTTGTTGCTTAAGTTCAAACAAGGGGACCATGTAATCTCCGACCCATGATCTTTCCGGATCCTTAGGATCTTTTTGACGTTCTCTGTCTGGCGATGAAAACTGGTGCTGCTGCCTTCTGGACGTGCTAGCTAGAGTCACTTTTTCTTTTTTGACATTCTTAACAGAGTTAGTGTTGTTGAGACTAGTACCTTTTACCATCAATTATTACCGATTTTTTTTCTTAATTTggcctttttttttgaaaaatattcacGTTTACACCTCTGGACGACGTAAACTCGACTTTGAACCCTTGGGGTCGGCGCCGAGGTAACATGTCTCGACGCCATAGGTCGTGGCGCCAAGATTTAAACCCTATACCCCGTGCCGTctattattcttcttcttcttcttcttctctctctctctctccgccgcACCGGTCACCGTCGTCCCCGCGTCCGGCCGCCGTTCCCGTCCTCGCCTTGGCCGCCGCCCGTGCCGCCTCCTCCGGCCGCTGCCCGCCGTAGCCCGGCCCCCGATCGCCTCCCCGCCCTCGTCGCTGCCTCGGCCGCACTCGTCGCCCCATTCGCTGCCCGTTCTCCACGAGCACTGTCGACGAGGGCGGGCCCCCACCGCTCCCCGGCGGGCTCGCAGACCAGTGAGCCTCCGGGCCCTGCTCTGGGCGGCGCCCCTCCTCCGCCCCTTCGCCGCCCTGTCGCCGGCCCGCACCTCCCCACCGTCCTCCACCAACAGCAAGTAAGTTTTTTATTTAGTTTAGGTAATTTAGTTATTTAGTTtctactataatggaccaatcAAAATTGTACTAGATCCCCAAGAAAAAGTCCCCCATTGAGAGCCTCTAACCATTGTGCACCTAGAAAAATACACACAGTAATTCATCTGCATTAAAATCAagagctaataaaacacataaacCAAATCCGATGACCACAATTAGATGTACCCGCGCCCTCCATCCCACGCACCGAAGCTTCAAACGCGCCCCGACCCGTGTGATCACGGAAAAAAAAGAAACACCCCGTGCCCGCATGCAATGGCTCCGCCCCCGCACGCCCTCTCCTTCTGATTTCCCGTTTCCAAAAAAATACCTCTCCTGATTTCCCCTTTCCAAAAATGAATCATCAAAAAGCAGAAACAATCAGATGGAGGCAGCCACCATCGTCGTGCCCATGGGTCACCAGGTCCAGCATCCCCGCACTCGATCCTTTCCTTGCTCTTTGCGTTTCCGATCcatttatttttttctcagccCTTTATCATCGATTGTTGCTACTATTCTGCTAGATTTGGATATGGTTAACGCTGATGAGAGGGATATTATGAACTTTTATACTGACCGGGTCCCTACATAACAGTGA includes:
- the LOC136460254 gene encoding F-box protein At5g41720-like yields the protein MRFPIYTYKSAFAPLHCRRAAAVSGYLVQSMARNRYHADFVSMHGSPGAAPKAISLDFLPPAHVRVEAVSAHRGLACCVEADTAQPPCYYVCKPASRQWRALPSLRVRFRTAAVAMVARPSASSTAAEFKVVRFSVLALQDRLRCEVFDSRRFAWRRAPDVPLCPDSLFRPASPTVRAHGAMHWLPWPDRLTGAQDVFAFDVRAEAWRLIAPLREVDDPWARKRIAAVEGRLCLLVLTDAAVDEG